Genomic window (Musa acuminata AAA Group cultivar baxijiao chromosome BXJ1-9, Cavendish_Baxijiao_AAA, whole genome shotgun sequence):
TGGTAATAAAAGGAAAACACCATTTTAGAAATCATTTACACATCAGAAAATAATTTGTATGTTAGCAGGAATAAAGAAAAAATCTAAATTTCAGCAAAGTTTTGGAAATGAACTCACAGAAGTGCCTATTTTGTCCTTCAAAACAAGGTCATCATCCACTAAGCTTTGCACAACATCCTTCACTGACTGACTTATCACACCTTTCTTGGGACCTAACTTCTCAAGCTCTTTTAGCTGAAAATTAAAACACAAGAACACAAGGTTACAGTTCAACTTCAAAGCTGAAAAAATGAACAAAGAAACAGGCTACTGCAGACACTGTCAAATCCAGTACAAAGCTGCAAACTTCATAGTAAGTATTTACagtaatagaaaatgaaacacaTTAGTTTGAACTTCCAAATGTAATGATCCAAAGGATTAAGATTCTTTGATGAGATCTGATCTGATATTAAATCATAAGCAATATGTGCTATTCTACTTTGAATTGCAGTGGGTAACTACGCAAAAAAAATTGGGTACACTATAATGAATGTAACAAAGATGGAACCACACTATAATTAGAGATAATCATGAGAACAAGAAAACAGTTTAGTGAATGCTATTTACTTCTTCCTCCTAAGAAACCAAAGTGATAAATAATCATTTATCATTAATATACCAAACTTTCCACAAACAAAGTAAAGAACAATGGAATCAGACCCCGGATTAAAACAAGTATATTTCCTTCTGTTCTAATGTATGAACTCTGATAGAACAGAAGTCCAGCTCTGATTGCCTGATTAAATTTCCAcccctaaaaataaaaaaagagaattgCTCTCATTGCAAAACAACAAATTCGCTAGTGGATATGCCTTGAGAACTcatgaatattttaatatttctgcTTGAGCAATAGTCATATCAATATCAGTGAAATGAGGTTAATAAATTCAGCAAATAGATACTTGAACAATTGATTTGAAAAGATATACTGTAATCTTTGTCTTCCAATAAGATCATTGTGGTAAACAGCATATGTTATATGATTATTAAGACAACCACCACAAATTACCAGATTCAACAGAGAAATTGGATCAGGTATAAGAGATGACATTTGACAAAAAGAATGACTCCCTGAACCTTATAATCTCCATCACATATTGGTTTCATTTCCATCATATATATTTCACTTGCAAATGTTTTCAGCGTACCAGACTGTTTAATATTACATAAACTGCTGACCACATTCGGCACATGAGTTTCTTCTTCGAATATAGTTAACATAGTTTTCAAAATGATGCCTAAGTTTGGACACACAAAGAAGTTTTAAATATTCAAAGTGAGTAATGCTGCCATTTATAGCTATAATGAAACAGGGGCAAAgtgatatatatgcatataaaatcttaaaaaTGCATGCAAATGTAAAGTTATACTAACTGAAAAATGCATTTTACGAATGATTCCTTACTCCATGAATAACaatcatcaatataaataaatCGAAGTAACATATCATTAACATTGTAATTGAGATCCATGATTAAAATTGACTAATAAACTGGAGAACTTACAAGAAAGAAATCTTGAGACTCataaaaaatttgaagcatttgCTCACGTTTCTCCTCCAAAGAAAGACCTCTTTTCTTTGACTAAAACAAGCACAAAGAACCAAGTTTTagatttacaaatccaattcataGAAAAAACAAAAGGATATGCTCATCAAATATTGACTGAAACAAAATAAATTCCTTTGGTTTGATTACAGTAGTTGATTAAGAGCTGAAATACTAAACTTCGTGACATGGTTCTGCTAGTTATGTGATCTTAACGGACACTATTTCTGATAATAAAAAAGTTTAAAGTTTATTTCTGATAATCAATAAAGTTTAAAGGCTTGAAATTCTGACATTTCCAATTTTGGATGCAAATTTGTAACCTACTCAAGTCCATCTCATATCCAAGTGCACTTAGAATGTTTTATTCTGAAATCCTTTCTGGAAGGGGTAGGGCATGAAACTTTTGATACTTTTCCAAAACGTACCCTCAAAACAATTAGAAGATTAGACTGATAATTACAGTAAATTATTCTCCATACTCGCATCAACTTCAAATGGTTTCCTTTTTAACTATAATGCCCATATTCTTAGGCACTTAACTACAGTCTCCTTTTCTGTAAGCAGAAAACATCCTCCAACACTTTGATTTTCAAACATGCTTAGATGATCGGTCGACTATTTCCCACGGTACATTTCTAGCTCAATCAAAAGCTTATCACGCCGTGTTGCACGAAAGAAAAATCTAGCAACAATCTTGAAAAGGGGGAAGGGATCAACAAGCAACTCTATACTGGTGAAAAAGCACAATTATAACGCATCGCATCGACGTCCAAAATCATAAAAGGATTGTACTAAGAAAGAAAATCAAGAAACCCTAGTGAAGGAGATGCAACAGATAAAAGATCCAGCATCGACAATGAGGTCTGGCATCAAAACAGAACCATATCACACCGCAGCAAGGAATCGGGTCCGATCGGAGCCAAAAAGGGACGGGATCGAGGAAGCATACCATTGGGATCACCTATAACGGATGAGACGATAGAGAGATCCCGTCGAGGGAGAGAAAACGGAGACGGTAAACGACTAGTCTAAGCGGGAATCCGAAAGAAATCGTAACCCCGACGAAGCCTGCGTTTTGTAGGCGGTTCTCCGTTCGCACGAACCAAACCCATTTCGTACGTGAGATCGTCGCGTGCCGTGCTACTTGAAGCGTGCGAATGCGGGCGGGCATTTCTCTTATCAGACTATTTAGTACGTAACACTGCATAAGTCATGATTTTTTCTTAGTATATGTCCTGTCAAATTATAGTAATTAATAGGATTTAACATTCCATCGAAATAGTGCGATAGTATGAATCGGTCCGATTAAAAAAGAGACGGCGAACCATTCTATATCGgagtgaaaaaatatatatatatatatattaaaaaagaaaagtttCGGTGCAATCTTGTTGTGGCTTCAACGCTCCATAACATAACATAGATATAGCTGAAATTTCATTTCTAAGGTTTAAAATTTGGACGCACATCATTCAATAAACAGCAGCGATAATGATAAATTGTcgtataataattttatcatcttgacctacatcaactcctaATCTCTCTTCAATTTTCAATTTTACTTTCGATGAATATAGATAAACTATTCTTTatagttttttcttttacaagaCTAAACCTTACGCTTAAAACATTCCTCTCTCTAAAAGAAAAAACCTTTATAATGCAAGAAAAGACTTCTTACAATGTGAACTTCACACTTCAACTTAATGGCTCTTGAAAACACTTACAGTGTTTAATAAAAAGTACTAAGAATACTACTTATCGCTTTGGACAATATTATTATCAAATAATCAAAGTTCGTTCGGGCTAGGTGATACGATTGCATGGGATTGGGCTGCCAAGGCCGACAAGAGCCCAAAATAGAACAAGAGCCCAAAATACCTAGTTTTATAAATGCCCATTTAATTCCAAATAACAACTTACTATAGCCCAATTAAACATGTGTATAGGATGACTCAACTAAAACCAGATATCTAAACCAACCTTTTAACACATCATTAAGCTTGCTTCTGACGTGTTGTTGGACCTTTTGACAACTTCATTCGATTCCATCCACCAGCGTATTATCaaatcttttggtatgtttattttatcatgatatatgATCTTCTAACATGATATCTAATTGTCTTTCAATCAATTTGTCTAACTAACcattaaagaaaaagaagaaaaatctatTTGGAGGATGGAGACAGACTGTGACTTACACAGGgctaaaaaagaaatataaagatTATAAATGCAAAAGATTATTTAATAAGATTTCTTCTGCTTACAGGGTTTAATAAGATAATTTCACACAATGAAGGGACTTTCGTGTCAAAGCCGTGTTTGGTCGATGAGTCATTTGTTTACCCttactatttcttttctttttttgttggagGATGGAGACAACCTGTGCCCGTTAAaccgcctcctcctccccccGTCTCCTCTCGCGAAAGCCATCTCCATTGCTTCGAATCGGAGCCGACAGCAAGCAGATCAGGCGGAGAGAGGCTATCGAGAGGAGAAGCGGAAAACAATATCGAAGATGAGCGTGATCGACATTCTTACGCGGGTCGACGCCATCTGCAAGAAGTACGACAAGTACGACGTCGACAAGCTCAACGCCAGCAACGTCTCCGGCGATGACGCCTTCGCGCGCCTCTACGCCTCCATCGAGTCCGACATCGACTCCGCCGtccaggtctctctctctctctctctttctctacatATATATCAAATTGTTTTGCTTTTGTCAGCGTTGACGGTTTCATCGATCCGTGGTGGTTGATTGGGCGATCGTGGTGTGCAGAAAGCGGAGAGGGCGTGTCAAGAGAAGAATCGAGCTGCGGCAGTTGCTTTGAATGCTGAGATCCGGCGCACAAAGGCACGGTTGTCGGAGGAGATCCCTAAGCTGCAGAGATTGGCCCTCAAGAAGGTTTGACGAATTTAATGTTGTTTAGTCGTAGATTAGATGTTATGTTTTCTCAAGTTGTATTGCATTTTGAATTCTATATCTCTATTTATGAGCGGTTATCGTGATTTAATTTGGGATAGTTTGTGCTATTCAATTGCAAATCGAAGCAACACGTTACGATACTCTTTGCCGCTTCCTCAAAAAGAAGAGGAAGTTGGGGAAGAATGCTGCTAATGAATCCGAGCCCACAGAGTTAATTATAGTGTAGTGGTGAAATAATAGCCCGCAGCTTCTTAAAATCGTTATTGTCTTTCCCTCTTAGATAATAAAGAGAGAATTTTGCGAGACACTCGCAAAATCATGCTTCTTTTATGTTTGACAACGATAGGCACTTAAAATAAGAAAGTTGGAAAAGGAAGATATTTAGCTGAATGAGAATATTGAAAAGGATGGCTAGGTTTTAGTTGCAAAAGATGGAATGAGAAAGGATCTAACTTTTGATGAGTTGGAGCCAAAGACAAAATGCAGATATTGCCTTGGTAATCAATTTAAGATTGAGATACCATGCGAGGAAGAGGAAGATTAAGCCAGGATAAGTATGTGATTGATACTAGAGTTCAACGGTAGAAAGGTGTTCACATGGTATCTTAAATTAGTTTTGAACAAAGTCTTGTTGTTGCGGGAAAGATTGACAAACCCTGCATTTATTCAAGAACTGGATGATAGAATATGGATAGAATGCTTGTCAAATTAAATACATAATTGTTTATGGCATGTCTTGGACTAATGTTCTTGTTAAAACCTGTTTGTGCGAACCATATCTACTTTAGAGCTTTCATTCAACTGAATATGATGCAAGAGTTGTATCATATTTTTTTACATCTTTTTTTTCCTGTTTAGACTAAGAAACATTAATTATGCTTAGATTCATTGCTGATTACATTATAGCTATTATGTAAAGTAGCGAATTCTACCTTTTCCTATAAATGCTTGAGAAATTAGAAAAACTGTGTTTATAGTTTCATGATGCCATTTTTCTATATGTGGATCTTGTAAACAATGTtgaatttcatgtattcatataccGAGAATGATAAAATTGTAAAATAGCACCAAATGCTCTTATGTTGTTAACTTTTGACTTAGATACCTTATTTGTTGTACTTGATGTTTCTTGTTGTGGACATTGAATTTCCTCtcatcttttgttcaaatttaattttaatggTTCACTTGAGCTTGAGGTACTTGCCTAGGCTGTAATCATCTAAAATTTACAGTGCCAGATGTCTCCAGCTAGCAGTTTAGTGTTTATTATTATAAAGACTTTCTTGAAATATTTCCAAGTTTTTTCTGTTGAACTTGATGAGTCAAAACCAGCACTATATTTCTTATCTCCTCTAAATCTTTCTTCTCAAAACAGAAAAAGGACAATTATATATCATTTCCTTTTTAGATGTCGAGACTCGAGATACCTTAGTTCAGCAGAATATTTTGTGTTataaatcatataattatttatttatttaggggTAAAGGATATAACTTTCCTTTTGGCAATTATTTAGCTGggtcttattttttctttttctttttttcttttttggtatgAGTTTAGAATTGGTAGTTCAAATCAGTTGTTGACATAACAAATGTTTAAACTAAATTTATTGACTACCCTTTCTTAGTTGCATACTTTTTTGGATTGAACATATGAGGATACAGCCATTGCTATGTATTTCTGTTGTGTATGGCCTAGGTGCATCGATTTGTCTTTACTTGCTATTACCAATGCACTAAATTggagaaaattatgtgcttgtaaATTGGTGATATCTCATACTCAGTAAAGCGGTTTCATTTAATTGATCATATACTCTGATTATTTATATTAGTTAGTGAATTGTTTCTGAAGTCTGCAATCTGCAAGTTCAATCAttattgcaatttgcacattcatTATGTATGGCACTTTTAAATGTTTATTAAAAGTCATGTCCTTTTGTTATCTATCTTGTTCATGCAACCATTACGAAATAACATATAGAACAAAAAGATTAGCTGAAGTAAATATACAatcttcatgatgcatttatcACTTAATGTAGTTCTATGACAGGTAAAAGGGCTCTCAAAAGAAGAACTTGCTATCCGGAATGATTTGGTACTTGCATTGCCAGACAGGATTCAATCGATTCCAGATGGCAGTACAAATGGAGCTAAACAAACTGGAAGCTGGACATCTGCTTCTCACATGGAAATCAGATTTGATTCAAATTCAGGTTATCAGATTTTGACTCATTTTGGATGTTTAGATATCATAATTTTCTATTGACCAAGTATAATAATTTTTACTCATGTTGAGTTCTTATTGGTTGTttacaaattttataattattttctatTTGTGGATATAACCACAAATATGAAACCAGATTCTTAATATCTTCCTTTTTTTCCTGTATTAATATTTTTCATTTGCATTTTTCTTGCAAGATTGATAATTTTTCAAGTAGATTTGGTTAATGCAGATGGAATGTTTGAGAGTGAGTATTTTCAGCAGACTGAAGAATCAAGCCAATTTAGGCAAGAATATGAGATGCGCAAAATGAAACAGGTATTTTCTTTTGAATTGTCTTTTTCATCAACTTCCGTGACATTCAAGACATCTTATTCGTTGTCTGTGGATATATGTGGCTTGAGATATTTGTTTCATTCTGTTTTGCATGCAGTTATCTTCTTGCTCAGCTGAGGGAATTTGTACCTTGAACTGAAATTTTAAAAGAGAAAAAATGTAGTATTTTCTGAACTAGTTTCATCGCCCTAAGATTATCTTTTGATAATGAATATATTTTGTCCCATATATGGCATCTTCTGTTTTTTTTAAGTGTACTCCCTATGAACATCTTTCTGAAATTTCTGCTGTTTGGGTCCTTGCTTTTGGCATTAAATTGACCAGTTTTTTTCCTTTAGAATGGTTGCTCTGCAGAACTAGTCATTGCTTTTAAAAGATTGTGCTAATGAGGAATATTTTTGCAGGACCAAGGCTTGGATATTATATCTGAAGGTCTGGATACTCTGAAAAATATGGCCCATGACATGAACGAGGTTGAATGTTTATATTGCAATATGAAGTTCTGTCAAAAAATTGAAAATTATGCTAATTTTCTTATATTGTACAGGAATTGGATAGGCAAGTTCCTCTTATAGATGAAATTGACTCGAAGGTTGGTTATTTTGTTCACACTAGATTCTTGTTTTTTATAAGTGAAATGAAGATTTAGGTTTTATCTAAAGCACTACTAAAATGTGGACAACAGGTGGACAAGGCTACTTCAGACCTGAAAAATACTAATGTCAGGCTTAAGGATACCATCAACCAGGTACCTTTCTGATTTCATTGTAAGGTGTAATGTGATATACATTTTTGTCAACAACTCATAATTCATCACTAGTATGTTCTCTGGTTATATTTTTCAGCTAAGATCCAGTCGCAATTTTTGCATTGACATAATATTGTTGTGCATTATTCTTGGTATTGCAGCTTATCTGTACAAGTAAGTTCCATTGCCTTACTATTATCCGCGATGAATTTGTTTTTCATATTAGATTCAGTTCAACTGTGTTCTGTTGTTATTTTGAATCAGATTCTTCTATGAAGAAAAGATCTAATGTCATTCTTTAATATGAAATGTATGCGATGATGCAAATCTTCTGCTAATTTAAAATAGTAAATAAACATTATCTTATATGGATTTAAGTTAATAAGTTTCTTTGTGCAATGTAGAGTTCCTTTTAACTCTCTCTACATATGCCTTTTTCTTCCACGTTAACAGATATAACTATTCCCTTTTCTTGTTCCAGTGTTTTGAAGAAATGAGATGCAGAGGAAAGCGGTACCTGGATTCGTCCTCCATCTTATTGCATTTGCTTTCTTGGGTACAAGATATTTTACGGTGTTACTCTGTTGCTGCTCACAGCTTTTATTATCGTATATGCAATTTGAATGGAAACCCCGGTTGGTTGTTGGCATACTATTGAGAATGTGCTGCTTGTGCTTTGATAACTTATCTTGATGTTTATTTTGCTTTTCATCATTACAAATTTGGATGTTACCTATTAGCAGAGACACAGCTTTGTATATCCATGTATGAAGGCATTTGTGATCCTGAAGAACCATGTGGGTTGCTACTAAATGATTCTTTGAAAGATACTATAGTAATGTTTTGAGAGCTCAAAATGTCCATGGGATTCTCGAATGTGAGGCTCAAGGTGAACAAAGTTGGGAGAAAAAAAATGATGTGTAAGACTGGTGTGATAACCACTATTACCTCATTTGATAGACTTGGCTTTTTGACTTGGGAGATGTTTAATGTTTTCTCTGAAATGTATTGTTGTAGCCTCTTTAACTAAAGAGAGTAGCAAATTTATGTTTGATAATCCATTAAACCATGAATCTTGTTTGCCAACATTTGAGAATGCAGCTGAATCAGTTCGAGTACCTTTACAACTTAACTATCTTCTGCAGCTGAGTCACCCAATCCAACTGATTGCATTTGAGTCTCCATTTAGTCCAAGTGCAGAGTAGATTTCAAGGCTAGGTGAGAAAATTGCAAGCTAACTAGTGGTTAATGCTAACAACTACCAACCATAGACCATTTCATGGTTAATGCCAATGTCTTTCAAATCTTAGTATCCTGATTTggtcaatctaattatctcatgTTTATCgagttaatattttttattagaaattttttttatttaatttgatcttttatatatatgtatatatatgtatatgtatgtatatatatgtatatatatatgtatatatatgtatatatgtatatatatatatacatgtatatatatatatacatgtatatatatatatacatatatgtatatgtatatatatgtatatatatatatatgtatatatatgtatatatatatacatatatatatatatgtatatatatatacatatatatatatacatatatatacatacatatacatatatatacatatatatacatatatatacatatatatacatacatatacatatatatacatacatatacatatatacatacatacatatacatatatacatacatacatatacatatatacatatatacatatatatatatgtatatatatatatatatacatacatatatatacatatatatacatatatatatatatacatacataaatatacatatatatacatatatatatatacatatatatatatatatatatgcatatatatatatatgcatatatatatatatatgcatatatatatatatgcatatatatatatatatgcatatatatatatatatgcatatatatatatatatgcatatatatatatatatatatatatatatatatatatatatatatatatatatatatatatacacacacacatatatatatatatatatgtatatatatatatatgtatatatatatatatgtatatatatatatatacatatatatatatatacatatatatatatatatatatatatatatgcatatatatatatacatgcatatgtatatatatatatatatatatatatatatatatatatatatatatatatatatatatatatatatatatatatatatgcatatatgtatatatatatgcatatatgtatatatatatgtatatgtatatatatatgtatatgtatatatatatatgtatatttatatatatgtatatatatttatttatttatatatatatatttatatatatatatatgtatgtatatatatatatatgtatgtatatatatatatatatatgtatatttatatatatatatctccacaccagatgatcatgggccAGAACCCAGTGTGATCAAGCCTGAGCCAAAAGGCATGATCACTCATAAAATCTTTGTGTATCTCTGCATATCTTTATTTCCGGTGATCATTCATTTCATCCTCATTAGTCCCCTCGATATATCTATGCTCCCGTCAAATAAAAATACATgtcataataataatcacatacacacatataatcatcatatatggtctatggtccatgattatctatcCACAACATAcattatatgtacatacataaatcAGACAACTTGGTGATAAATAATTGATTAAACTCTTTaactaattaattttaaattaatcctTAATCCATGAAAAATCCTAATTGGTCGAGTCCTTGACAGCTAGGAAACCTAACTGCTACAAGTCTTGGTTGCTAGGGTTCCTAGTAgccaggaaaccctagccactagGAGTCCCTGGCCATAGGGACTCTCGGCTATGGCTAGTGCTTGTGTTTTTCTAGAAATCTCGATAGTAGTACCGTTAGTGTTAGCGGTAGTATCACCCAAgtcagcggtagcaccgcccaagcaagcggtggtactaccagagacTCAGTTCTCAGGGTTTgtatggtggtagtaccacccggcataggtgatagtaccactagtaccccgaaaatctaaggatttaaaattttgactctatttttgaagttatttgaggtctataaatatgtcactcatgcttgcttaatgaaataagaaaggagcgagaattcttgaggataaaagtgttataaactctTTTGAAAAGTATTGAGTCTCTTTATCATTAAGTTTAGAGGATATACTAAGGAGGTGTAAAGTCTTATAAAAGATAGGTGTAGAGGTTCTCTCTTagcctatgaaaagaagaaaggaTTGTAACAAGGATAGTTGATATTCGtccgttaaaaaaaaaattcgtcgTGAAAGCCAATAGCCTCaagggaagaggaattaggagtggacataggtcgggacaaccgaaccactataaattggtttgcatttctctttatattttttttttactattactAATTGATTTAGTTGCTCATTATCCTTTCTCatattcaagttaaacatatttttcaTCTGGATTTATCGATCGAACATTCAAATTGAAACTTTATTTCGAAAGtattaattcaccccaccccctcttagtgcctttatgaTCCCAGCATGATTTTTTCCATCGATAGAGTTAATAATGTAAGGAGAatttagattaaatattttacgttTGTAAGTGTAAGGAtcctaatattattttttaaaatataaggaccATGATGtcaatcataattaattataggGGGTAATCTATAATTATCCTTCATAAAAAAAGCCAAGAGTTTGCAAATGGAAAAGAGATTATTCCCCACCATTCTTAAGTTTGAAAGAGTAGGGTCTTCCTGATTCACTTATGAGGGTCTCATACAATTCTTTGAAGAGGAATATGCTCTCATCAATTTATTATCATAGATTTCATTTATTCCATATATTACTTTGGTTCGAAGCTACTTGAGGTTTGTTTCCTAGTTATTCTTAAGTTAAGGTATTGCACATCTAA
Coding sequences:
- the LOC103996552 gene encoding syntaxin-71 isoform X2, whose protein sequence is MSHLFTLTISFLFLLEDGDNLCPLNRLLLPPSPLAKAISIASNRSRQQADQAERGYREEKRKTISKMSVIDILTRVDAICKKYDKYDVDKLNASNVSGDDAFARLYASIESDIDSAVQKAERACQEKNRAAAVALNAEIRRTKARLSEEIPKLQRLALKKVKGLSKEELAIRNDLVLALPDRIQSIPDGSTNGAKQTGSWTSASHMEIRFDSNSDGMFESEYFQQTEESSQFRQEYEMRKMKQDQGLDIISEGLDTLKNMAHDMNEELDRQVPLIDEIDSKVDKATSDLKNTNVRLKDTINQLRSSRNFCIDIILLCIILGIAAYLYNVLKK
- the LOC103996552 gene encoding syntaxin-71 isoform X1 codes for the protein MSHLFTLTISFLFLLEDGDNLCPLNRLLLPPSPLAKAISIASNRSRQQADQAERGYREEKRKTISKMSVIDILTRVDAICKKYDKYDVDKLNASNVSGDDAFARLYASIESDIDSAVQKAERACQEKNRAAAVALNAEIRRTKARLSEEIPKLQRLALKKVKGLSKEELAIRNDLVLALPDRIQSIPDGSTNGAKQTGSWTSASHMEIRFDSNSDLVNADGMFESEYFQQTEESSQFRQEYEMRKMKQDQGLDIISEGLDTLKNMAHDMNEELDRQVPLIDEIDSKVDKATSDLKNTNVRLKDTINQLRSSRNFCIDIILLCIILGIAAYLYNVLKK